The following coding sequences lie in one Romeriopsis navalis LEGE 11480 genomic window:
- a CDS encoding alpha/beta hydrolase, with protein sequence MSFRNWLTQIPDWKVLIRIPVLIYCTIAAYGFFFADRQMFIPQYASQAPLPKPPIAITTPNGEIITLVHLTHPQATHTILYSHGNAETLGSIYPHLLKLKDLGFNVIAYDYRGYGLSQGTPSETNAYQDIEATYKYATEQLQIPSRRIILFGRSIGGGPSTYLASQKPIAGLILESTFTSIFRVVIPFPLLPFDKFPNRDRIAQVKAPVLIIHGNRDEIIPFEHGKILFQAASNPKQFQAIPNAGHNDVSDIGGIIYSQAIKDFVAKIAKN encoded by the coding sequence ATGTCATTTCGTAATTGGCTGACTCAAATCCCCGACTGGAAAGTATTGATTCGGATTCCTGTGTTGATTTATTGCACGATCGCCGCCTACGGGTTCTTCTTCGCCGATCGCCAAATGTTTATCCCGCAGTACGCCAGTCAAGCGCCCCTGCCCAAACCGCCGATCGCCATCACCACACCCAATGGCGAAATCATCACCCTCGTCCATCTCACCCACCCCCAAGCCACCCACACAATTCTCTACAGCCACGGCAACGCCGAAACCCTAGGCAGCATCTATCCCCATCTACTGAAACTCAAAGATCTCGGCTTTAACGTGATTGCCTACGACTATCGCGGCTATGGACTGAGCCAAGGGACCCCCTCCGAAACCAACGCCTACCAAGACATCGAAGCCACTTATAAATACGCCACCGAGCAGCTTCAGATCCCCAGCCGCCGCATCATTCTCTTTGGTCGCTCGATCGGCGGTGGCCCTTCCACCTATCTCGCCAGCCAAAAACCAATCGCTGGTCTGATTTTAGAAAGCACTTTCACCAGTATTTTTCGGGTCGTCATCCCATTTCCACTACTGCCCTTCGACAAATTTCCCAACCGCGATCGCATTGCTCAAGTGAAAGCACCAGTCCTGATTATTCATGGCAATCGCGATGAGATAATTCCATTTGAACATGGAAAAATTTTATTTCAAGCAGCATCCAATCCCAAACAGTTCCAAGCAATTCCCAACGCCGGACATAATGATGTCAGCGACATTGGCGGTATAATCTACAGTCAGGCGATCAAAGACTTTGTGGCCAAAATCGCCAAGAATTGA
- the recJ gene encoding single-stranded-DNA-specific exonuclease RecJ, which yields MAASKIPQQRWYIHPPQPEAARQLAAHTGLAAVLTQVMLNRGISTIEQATFFLDPDAAPLSDPLVDFPDLQASVDILVNAIANGEKIAICGDYDADGMTSTALLMRALKFLGAKVDYAIPSRMSEGYGINTRIIEEFHAEGVEIILTVDNGIAAHAPVARARELGLTVIITDHHEVPPEIPNANAILNPQLIDPGSPYRAMAGVGVAYLLALSVAQVLGKEAALKDPLLELFTLGTIADLAALTGVNRRWVRRGLRLLAQSKIKGIQSLIQVSGLGGEKNIKPEAIGFRLGPRINAVGRIGDPQIVIEMLITEDEGIALERAMQCESINKQRQQLCEQIAIDAVEVYEQGTLDAQKSRVLVIVQPEWHHGVIGIVASRLVERYGVPVFIGTYEDAAKTHVRGSARSIPEFNVFEALEYAKDFTIKHGGHKAAGGFSLAASDLTSFSDRLSEFAHQCLEPKHLKPLVTVDAQLDLNEVGMDLFQQIDQLHPCGMANPDPVFWTPNVKVSRQKLIGKNHLKLTVQQNDWNESGEASKTVDALAWRWGEYYPMPRNLDIAYKLRSNEWRGEVSIELEIVGVRPASEANGVAFSLGDQQYTCNLIQRSQIQELQIRNPQGEVLIIQKGQRMGTLSKLLQQPMEIDVTEAPYYDLVKTAAQVWAKEKT from the coding sequence ATGGCTGCTTCCAAAATTCCCCAACAACGCTGGTATATTCATCCTCCCCAGCCGGAAGCCGCCCGCCAACTTGCTGCACATACTGGCCTTGCCGCAGTGCTTACACAAGTCATGCTGAACCGGGGCATCAGCACGATCGAGCAAGCCACGTTTTTCCTTGATCCTGATGCCGCCCCCCTGAGCGATCCCCTGGTGGATTTTCCCGACTTGCAAGCTAGCGTTGATATTTTAGTCAACGCGATCGCCAACGGTGAGAAGATTGCTATTTGCGGCGACTATGATGCTGACGGTATGACCAGTACAGCATTGCTCATGCGGGCTTTAAAGTTTCTCGGGGCCAAAGTTGACTATGCCATTCCCAGTCGAATGAGCGAAGGTTATGGGATTAATACTCGCATCATCGAAGAGTTTCACGCTGAAGGCGTCGAGATTATTCTCACCGTGGATAACGGCATTGCCGCCCATGCACCCGTGGCGCGGGCCAGGGAATTAGGTCTGACGGTCATCATCACCGACCATCACGAAGTCCCACCGGAAATCCCCAACGCTAACGCAATTCTCAATCCCCAACTAATTGACCCAGGTTCACCTTACCGGGCCATGGCTGGGGTGGGTGTAGCCTATCTACTCGCATTATCTGTCGCCCAGGTTTTAGGTAAAGAAGCCGCGCTCAAAGACCCATTATTGGAACTATTTACACTGGGCACAATCGCCGATCTCGCCGCATTAACGGGGGTAAACCGGCGCTGGGTTAGACGTGGATTGCGACTGCTGGCCCAATCCAAAATCAAAGGTATCCAATCCCTGATTCAAGTTTCTGGACTTGGCGGTGAGAAGAATATTAAGCCTGAGGCAATCGGCTTTCGCCTTGGCCCCCGGATTAATGCCGTTGGTCGGATCGGCGATCCGCAAATCGTGATTGAAATGTTGATTACAGAAGATGAAGGAATTGCATTAGAACGAGCAATGCAATGTGAATCGATTAACAAACAGCGGCAACAACTCTGTGAACAAATCGCAATCGATGCCGTAGAAGTCTATGAACAAGGGACATTAGACGCACAGAAATCCCGCGTTTTGGTCATCGTCCAACCCGAGTGGCATCACGGTGTGATTGGCATCGTGGCCTCTCGCCTAGTCGAGCGTTATGGTGTCCCTGTCTTCATCGGCACCTACGAAGATGCAGCAAAAACCCATGTCCGGGGTTCGGCCCGCAGTATTCCTGAATTTAATGTATTTGAGGCATTGGAATATGCGAAGGATTTCACGATCAAACATGGTGGTCATAAAGCCGCGGGGGGCTTTTCGTTAGCGGCAAGCGATTTGACAAGTTTTAGCGATCGCCTGAGTGAGTTCGCACACCAATGCCTCGAACCAAAACATCTCAAACCATTGGTGACAGTTGATGCACAGCTTGACTTGAACGAAGTTGGCATGGATTTATTCCAACAAATCGATCAACTGCATCCCTGCGGCATGGCTAATCCCGATCCTGTTTTTTGGACACCCAATGTCAAAGTCAGCCGCCAAAAGCTGATCGGTAAAAATCATCTGAAACTCACAGTGCAACAAAATGATTGGAACGAATCGGGAGAAGCCAGTAAAACGGTCGATGCGTTAGCTTGGCGCTGGGGCGAATACTATCCGATGCCGCGTAATCTGGATATTGCCTACAAGCTACGATCGAATGAATGGCGCGGTGAAGTATCGATCGAGCTCGAAATTGTTGGTGTCCGACCCGCGAGTGAAGCAAATGGGGTGGCGTTTAGCCTCGGTGATCAGCAATATACCTGCAATTTGATTCAACGCAGCCAAATCCAAGAACTTCAAATTCGCAATCCCCAAGGCGAAGTTTTGATTATTCAAAAGGGTCAGCGCATGGGCACTTTGAGTAAGTTGCTGCAACAGCCAATGGAAATTGATGTCACCGAAGCGCCATATTACGATTTAGTGAAGACTGCGGCTCAGGTTTGGGCAAAGGAAAAAACATAA
- the rimM gene encoding ribosome maturation factor RimM (Essential for efficient processing of 16S rRNA): MPVPDGFIEVGKIVAAQGIRGEVRVYPSSDFPERFMVKGERWLQRPNSQTAESIKLLKGYYQEGKGLYIVKLEGVQDRNQAEKLRNALLLVREDDKPELDEGEFHISDLIGLPVYQQADQALVGTVTNLFHAGHDLLEVAVEGRDNPVLIPFVEAMVPVVDLDEQRIEITPPPGLLDL, encoded by the coding sequence ATGCCAGTTCCCGACGGGTTTATCGAAGTTGGCAAGATTGTCGCGGCCCAAGGCATTCGGGGTGAAGTGCGGGTTTATCCCAGTTCCGATTTTCCTGAGCGCTTTATGGTCAAGGGTGAGCGGTGGCTACAGCGGCCCAATAGTCAGACTGCCGAATCGATCAAATTGCTGAAGGGCTATTACCAAGAAGGCAAAGGCTTATACATCGTCAAGCTGGAGGGCGTGCAGGATCGCAATCAAGCGGAAAAGTTGCGCAATGCCTTACTGCTGGTGCGGGAAGACGATAAGCCAGAACTGGACGAAGGCGAATTTCATATTTCTGATCTAATCGGTTTGCCCGTTTACCAACAAGCTGATCAAGCATTAGTTGGTACAGTGACAAATCTGTTCCACGCTGGGCATGATTTGCTGGAAGTCGCAGTGGAAGGTCGGGATAACCCGGTCTTGATTCCGTTTGTGGAAGCGATGGTGCCTGTGGTGGATCTCGACGAACAGCGGATTGAGATTACGCCACCACCGGGACTTTTGGATTTATAG
- a CDS encoding 1,2-dihydroxy-3-keto-5-methylthiopentene dioxygenase, whose amino-acid sequence MASLRLENGTTLTDLAAIAPELAPLNIQLSHWAVGDDATVQELLQKAALGDEEKEQVLVGVDRYFEQMKAEAGYTSRDLIVIHPEVPGLDVMLAKFDKIHTHADDEVRYIVEGEGIFGFVRPDGSQVELTVQAEEYINVPAGTEHWFYLTAAKRIKAVRYFIGTDGWVPEYTGTAIAFRDSAAV is encoded by the coding sequence ATGGCGAGCTTGCGTTTAGAAAATGGCACAACTCTGACCGACTTAGCGGCGATCGCGCCTGAACTCGCCCCGCTGAATATTCAGCTGAGCCATTGGGCCGTCGGTGATGATGCAACGGTGCAGGAATTATTGCAAAAAGCGGCGTTGGGGGACGAGGAGAAAGAGCAGGTTTTGGTCGGGGTCGATCGCTATTTCGAGCAAATGAAAGCCGAAGCTGGCTATACTAGCCGCGATTTGATCGTGATTCACCCCGAGGTGCCGGGACTCGATGTGATGCTGGCCAAGTTCGATAAAATCCATACCCATGCCGATGACGAAGTGCGCTACATCGTTGAAGGCGAGGGGATTTTTGGGTTTGTGCGTCCGGATGGTTCGCAGGTGGAGCTGACGGTGCAGGCAGAAGAATACATCAATGTCCCGGCGGGAACGGAGCACTGGTTTTATCTGACTGCGGCCAAGCGGATTAAAGCCGTGCGTTACTTTATCGGGACTGATGGTTGGGTGCCGGAGTATACGGGCACGGCGATTGCGTTTCGCGATTCGGCGGCAGTTTAG
- a CDS encoding SH3 domain-containing protein — protein MKLPVFLTAAALSLLSIGCMKVSFGSNNAAAPQPTAAPVAANNTATAAPAPQAPAPAPTPVNYFVKTNDGSTLNIRASNSTGAAIVGSAPHGSPVTFHTSDRNGEWFEVTSGNIRGWVSTSFLVGSNGQDVSPAGAAAARQANAIAQQNAARAAAARQANAIAQQEAARSAAAQRLANTIEANERAAAGQRLANTIEANERAAAAERLSNSVRNSQ, from the coding sequence ATGAAATTACCAGTTTTTCTGACCGCAGCCGCTCTCAGCCTTTTGAGCATCGGCTGTATGAAAGTTTCCTTTGGTTCAAACAATGCGGCCGCGCCACAACCTACAGCCGCACCCGTTGCCGCCAATAATACCGCCACGGCCGCACCCGCACCACAAGCGCCCGCACCCGCTCCAACGCCGGTCAACTACTTCGTCAAAACCAATGATGGTAGTACATTAAATATTCGAGCTAGCAATTCAACAGGCGCCGCGATCGTCGGTTCTGCCCCCCACGGTTCACCCGTGACATTCCACACTAGCGATCGTAATGGTGAGTGGTTCGAAGTCACATCGGGCAACATTCGTGGCTGGGTATCCACATCCTTCTTAGTCGGTAGCAACGGTCAAGATGTCTCTCCAGCCGGAGCCGCCGCCGCCCGGCAGGCAAATGCAATTGCCCAGCAAAACGCCGCACGCGCCGCTGCTGCCCGACAGGCAAATGCAATTGCCCAGCAAGAAGCAGCCCGAAGCGCAGCAGCACAAAGACTTGCCAATACTATAGAAGCAAATGAACGCGCAGCTGCAGGACAAAGACTTGCCAATACTATAGAAGCAAATGAACGCGCAGCCGCGGCAGAACGCTTATCCAATAGCGTTCGTAATAGCCAATAA
- a CDS encoding CTP synthase: protein MTKFVFVTGGVVSSIGKGIVAASLGRLLKSREYTVSILKLDPYINVDPGTMSPYQHGEVFVTEDGAETDLDLGHYERFTDTSMSRLNSVTTGSIYQAVLNKERRGDYHGGTVQVIPHITTEIKDRIHRVAHNTNPDVVITEIGGTVGDIESLPFLEAIRQFRKDVGRENVLYMHVTLVPFIPASGELKTKPTQHSVKELRSIGIQPDILVCRCDRDVPEALKRKLAEFCDVREECVITAMDASSIYEVPLIMEEEGLARQSIGILGLEQRTPELANWKTLVERMHQPTKTVEIALVGKYIQLSDAYLSVVEALRHASIATNSEYTLRWVNSEDIECDGPVKHLAGASGIIVPGGFGIRGVDGKVDAIQYAREKNIPFLGLCLGMQCSVIEWARNVAQLDKAHSAEFDAETANPVINLLPEQQDVVDLGGTMRLGVYPCRLTPNTKTAALYGQEVIYERHRHRYEFNNQYRPLFLENGYIVSGTSPNGRLVEIIELPNHPFFIACQFHPEFQSRPSTPHPLFLGFIEAAVAGSGVSIPPSNETTEPDREMTPAS, encoded by the coding sequence ATGACCAAGTTCGTATTCGTCACCGGTGGTGTAGTTTCCAGTATTGGTAAAGGCATCGTGGCCGCTAGCCTGGGGCGGCTGCTGAAGTCACGGGAGTACACGGTTTCCATCCTCAAACTTGACCCCTACATCAACGTTGACCCCGGCACCATGAGTCCCTATCAGCATGGGGAGGTATTTGTCACCGAAGATGGTGCGGAAACGGACTTAGACCTCGGACACTACGAGCGCTTCACTGACACATCCATGTCGCGCTTGAATAGTGTAACGACGGGATCAATTTATCAGGCAGTCCTGAACAAAGAACGGCGCGGCGACTACCACGGTGGCACAGTCCAGGTGATTCCCCACATCACCACGGAAATCAAGGATCGGATTCACCGAGTTGCCCACAATACCAATCCCGACGTTGTGATCACGGAGATTGGTGGAACGGTTGGTGACATTGAATCGCTGCCATTTCTAGAAGCGATTCGGCAATTTCGCAAAGATGTGGGCCGGGAAAATGTCCTATACATGCACGTCACCTTAGTCCCGTTTATTCCCGCTAGTGGAGAATTAAAAACAAAACCCACCCAGCACTCGGTTAAAGAGCTACGCTCAATCGGTATCCAGCCAGATATTTTAGTCTGCCGTTGCGATCGTGATGTGCCTGAAGCCTTAAAACGCAAACTGGCCGAATTCTGCGATGTGCGCGAAGAATGTGTGATTACCGCGATGGATGCCAGCAGCATCTATGAAGTGCCCTTAATCATGGAAGAAGAGGGCTTAGCCCGACAGTCAATTGGAATTTTGGGCTTAGAACAGCGGACGCCGGAGCTAGCAAACTGGAAAACCCTGGTTGAGCGGATGCACCAGCCGACCAAAACCGTCGAGATTGCCTTGGTTGGTAAATATATTCAGCTGAGTGACGCCTACTTATCGGTGGTGGAAGCATTACGCCATGCATCGATCGCCACCAATAGCGAATACACATTGCGTTGGGTTAACTCCGAAGACATCGAATGCGATGGGCCGGTCAAGCATCTCGCTGGCGCTAGCGGCATCATCGTACCCGGTGGTTTCGGCATTCGTGGCGTGGATGGTAAAGTCGATGCAATTCAATATGCCCGTGAAAAGAATATTCCCTTCCTCGGCCTCTGCCTTGGGATGCAATGCTCCGTGATTGAATGGGCGAGGAATGTGGCGCAGTTGGATAAAGCCCACAGTGCCGAATTTGACGCCGAAACCGCGAATCCGGTGATTAACCTCCTGCCCGAACAACAAGATGTCGTCGATCTCGGTGGCACAATGCGGCTAGGGGTTTATCCCTGTCGCCTGACACCCAATACCAAAACAGCGGCACTCTATGGACAAGAAGTCATCTATGAGCGGCATCGGCACCGTTACGAATTCAACAACCAATATCGCCCACTGTTCTTGGAGAACGGCTACATCGTCAGTGGCACCTCACCCAATGGCCGGTTAGTCGAAATTATCGAACTGCCGAATCACCCATTCTTTATTGCCTGCCAGTTCCATCCGGAGTTCCAGTCACGCCCGAGTACCCCCCATCCCCTATTCCTCGGCTTTATCGAAGCAGCAGTGGCAGGCAGTGGCGTCAGTATTCCGCCGAGTAATGAAACCACCGAACCCGATCGGGAAATGACGCCTGCCTCTTAA
- a CDS encoding ArnT family glycosyltransferase: MERSSSTIYRQLGIAAEDRRIDLLWMLLWTIAALLLYTWQLGDLPLRDWDEGIVATVAREIWRSRFDQSVWLFPQYIDGAPYINKPPLMHWLVSIAYLMGGVNESMARLPGALLSAISVPLLYWVGREMFYRRLPAIFAAGVYLTYLPVVRQGRLAMLDGAILCFLILMWGCLLRSRRDFRWSLGIGASIGLMCLTKGLLGIVLGAIGLAFLLWDTPRIFRSGYFWLGLLLGMMPVIGWYSAQYEHYGLPFIQAHFLEQSLNRVGQAVERNAGSVWFYLLEILKYGSIWLVFIPLGIRLLWRDWHLSWAKMLSLWFGSYFLIISVMQTKLPWYAMPLYPAIALLVGASLTDLWEPAQQNLMAGIRIPAHRLWAGTFFTLSGLVLSALIYYLLQGSEPDLVLICGTLAMTLMVAGITALQQSRQFILVLIWGSYLTLLGFVSSEHWVWELAERPAVKPIAALVKRHTPAKQPVYTTAPESRPSLEFYSDRRIIPTNWQWLEATKTPQTTLTVLVPQSDLAIAKTITSKSFKPIAQIEGWAIVEAKPTPAASPNQPQS, encoded by the coding sequence ATGGAACGTTCTTCATCCACAATCTATCGGCAGCTCGGCATTGCGGCAGAAGACCGACGTATCGACTTACTCTGGATGCTCCTTTGGACGATCGCCGCGCTCTTGCTCTATACCTGGCAATTGGGCGACTTACCATTGCGGGACTGGGATGAAGGCATTGTGGCCACTGTCGCGCGGGAAATTTGGCGATCGCGCTTTGATCAATCAGTTTGGCTATTTCCGCAATATATCGATGGGGCGCCCTACATTAACAAGCCCCCCCTGATGCACTGGCTCGTCAGTATTGCCTATCTGATGGGTGGCGTGAATGAATCTATGGCGCGTCTGCCTGGGGCCCTGCTCAGCGCGATTTCCGTGCCCTTACTGTATTGGGTCGGGCGCGAAATGTTTTATCGCCGGCTACCAGCCATTTTCGCGGCTGGCGTCTATCTGACTTATTTACCCGTCGTGCGGCAAGGGCGACTGGCAATGCTTGATGGCGCGATTCTCTGCTTCTTAATTTTAATGTGGGGCTGTTTGCTACGTTCCCGGCGCGACTTTCGCTGGAGCCTTGGCATCGGCGCTAGCATTGGTCTGATGTGCCTGACGAAAGGTTTACTCGGGATTGTGCTGGGCGCGATCGGGCTCGCTTTTTTGCTATGGGATACACCGAGAATTTTTCGCAGTGGCTATTTTTGGCTGGGACTGCTGCTCGGAATGATGCCCGTTATCGGCTGGTATAGCGCCCAATATGAACATTACGGCCTGCCGTTTATCCAGGCACATTTCCTCGAACAATCCCTCAATCGCGTGGGTCAAGCGGTTGAGCGCAATGCCGGTTCAGTTTGGTTTTATCTGCTGGAAATTCTCAAGTACGGCAGCATTTGGTTAGTCTTTATTCCCCTCGGAATCCGCTTGCTGTGGCGCGATTGGCACTTGAGCTGGGCCAAGATGCTCAGCCTCTGGTTTGGCAGCTATTTCTTGATTATTTCGGTCATGCAAACCAAATTACCTTGGTACGCCATGCCGTTATACCCAGCGATCGCCCTGCTCGTTGGCGCCAGTTTGACCGATCTTTGGGAACCCGCGCAGCAAAACTTAATGGCGGGCATCCGTATCCCGGCCCATCGGCTTTGGGCTGGGACGTTCTTCACGCTCAGCGGCCTGGTGCTCAGTGCCTTAATTTACTATTTACTCCAAGGCTCCGAACCGGATTTGGTGCTGATCTGTGGCACTTTGGCGATGACCCTAATGGTCGCTGGCATTACCGCTCTCCAACAGTCACGGCAGTTTATCTTGGTGCTGATTTGGGGCAGCTATCTTACCTTGCTGGGCTTCGTCAGCTCCGAGCATTGGGTCTGGGAACTGGCGGAACGTCCTGCCGTCAAACCGATCGCCGCTTTAGTCAAACGCCATACACCGGCCAAACAACCCGTCTATACCACCGCACCAGAATCCCGGCCATCGCTGGAATTCTATAGCGATCGCCGGATTATCCCCACAAATTGGCAGTGGCTAGAGGCGACCAAAACGCCTCAAACCACTTTGACTGTTCTCGTTCCGCAATCGGATTTAGCGATCGCCAAAACGATCACATCAAAATCATTTAAGCCGATTGCACAAATCGAAGGATGGGCGATCGTCGAAGCAAAACCAACACCCGCTGCATCGCCCAATCAACCACAGTCTTAG